In the genome of Kiritimatiellia bacterium, one region contains:
- a CDS encoding ISAs1 family transposase, with protein MKKPSPRLPVGAEQAVLDELKVRLIRPEEQPRYDQLIEQEHYLHNAALVGEQLRHVAVDGQGRWLALLSWSAAAYRLRAREAWIGWTPWQQDQRRLLLAQNSRFLIRSAGRLPNLATRAMKLSLQRLSQDWQEAYGHPIVVVETFVDPALFSGTVYRAAGWEELGSTRGYRRCARDYYEAHDRPKRLFVRALRADSRRGLCACELPARWRAGSLRPPGGRGVPLDVLRSLHESLRAVRDRRRWHSHQQAGLLSLIAAAALCGVSRGQRDLAAFAQDCTQAQRRAMRCLRDPKTRRYQAPSESSFFRVSQRVEPREIEEVLLRWQEQVLGPLASDEPVVVDGKELCSSGGFESVSAYALQSRRWLGSEPVRRGSNEIPAARALARRLPLEGRPLLADALYTQQALARTVVQERGGEYVMTIKANQSSLLKTAQQQMTKPSFPLGLIARPPPMRSTAAVLNAACFGPARPLPKRWLFPSPPRSPNSADGVYRARKNRNRSIC; from the coding sequence ATGAAGAAGCCTTCGCCGCGGCTTCCGGTCGGGGCTGAACAGGCTGTGCTCGATGAGTTGAAAGTTCGATTGATAAGGCCGGAAGAGCAGCCGCGATACGACCAACTCATCGAGCAGGAACACTACCTGCATAATGCCGCCCTGGTGGGCGAGCAACTCCGGCATGTGGCCGTGGATGGCCAAGGCCGCTGGCTGGCGCTACTGAGTTGGAGCGCGGCGGCCTACCGATTACGCGCCCGAGAGGCGTGGATCGGATGGACGCCTTGGCAACAGGATCAACGCCGCCTTTTGCTGGCGCAGAACAGCCGGTTTCTCATCCGGTCGGCCGGCCGCCTGCCCAACCTGGCTACGCGCGCGATGAAGTTGAGCCTGCAACGGCTCAGTCAGGATTGGCAGGAGGCCTACGGGCATCCCATCGTCGTGGTGGAGACCTTTGTGGATCCGGCCTTGTTCTCCGGCACGGTGTATCGCGCCGCGGGCTGGGAGGAACTGGGATCGACCCGAGGCTACCGGCGCTGCGCCCGTGACTATTATGAAGCCCATGACCGGCCCAAGCGGCTCTTTGTCCGAGCCCTGCGCGCCGACTCCCGCCGTGGACTCTGCGCCTGCGAGCTTCCAGCGCGCTGGCGGGCGGGATCCTTGCGCCCTCCCGGCGGCCGGGGTGTCCCCTTGGACGTGCTGCGCTCGCTCCACGAGAGCTTGCGCGCCGTGCGGGATCGCCGACGATGGCATTCGCACCAACAGGCCGGCCTCTTGAGTCTGATCGCCGCGGCCGCCCTCTGCGGGGTGAGCCGGGGCCAACGGGATCTGGCCGCCTTCGCCCAAGACTGCACCCAGGCTCAACGGCGCGCGATGCGCTGCCTTCGCGATCCGAAGACCCGCCGGTATCAAGCGCCATCGGAAAGTTCGTTCTTTCGGGTCTCACAGCGCGTCGAACCCCGAGAGATCGAAGAGGTTCTCCTGCGCTGGCAAGAGCAAGTCTTGGGGCCTCTGGCCTCGGACGAACCCGTGGTGGTGGACGGAAAAGAACTCTGCTCTTCCGGGGGTTTCGAGTCGGTCAGTGCCTATGCCCTCCAAAGCCGCCGCTGGCTGGGCAGCGAGCCGGTCCGGCGCGGCTCCAACGAGATCCCGGCCGCTCGCGCCTTGGCGCGGCGCCTCCCCTTGGAAGGCCGTCCCCTCCTCGCCGATGCCTTGTATACCCAGCAGGCCCTGGCGCGCACCGTCGTGCAAGAGCGCGGCGGGGAGTACGTGATGACGATCAAGGCCAACCAATCCAGCTTGCTCAAGACGGCCCAACAGCAGATGACCAAGCCGTCTTTTCCCCTCGGCTTGATCGCACGGCCGCCACCGATGAGATCAACTGCGGCCGTCCTGAACGCCGCCTGCTTCGGGCCCGCCAGACCACTGCCGAAACGATGGCTTTTCCCTTCGCCGCCCAGGTCGCCGAACTCTGCCGATGGCGTCTACAGGGCCAGAAAAAACCGGAACAGGTCGATCTGCTGA
- a CDS encoding metal-dependent hydrolase: MYFHAHAAIGWILAEAGRGDSRFRRAVFLAAIAPDLDALTYLLGMTMSLAEHHVWTHNLVFSLAVSLLSVLYCRAMRARVFLFTQLAFYSHYFGDYFFTTWALSYLYPFSDRAFLSGHAFHLWYPVNDWIGAGLLLLVLVLCRACRRTPIEMISPRADRKLVGWLTRRAGRRDTTALILA; this comes from the coding sequence ATGTACTTTCACGCCCACGCGGCGATAGGCTGGATCCTCGCGGAGGCGGGCCGCGGCGACTCGCGCTTCCGGCGGGCGGTATTCCTGGCGGCCATCGCACCGGACCTGGACGCGCTGACCTACCTCCTCGGCATGACGATGTCCCTGGCGGAGCATCATGTCTGGACGCATAACCTGGTATTCTCCCTGGCCGTGTCCCTTCTTTCCGTCCTTTACTGCCGGGCCATGAGGGCCCGGGTCTTCCTGTTCACCCAACTGGCGTTCTACTCGCATTATTTCGGCGACTACTTCTTCACCACCTGGGCGTTGAGCTATCTGTATCCCTTTTCGGACCGCGCTTTTTTGAGCGGCCACGCCTTTCACTTGTGGTATCCCGTGAATGACTGGATCGGCGCGGGACTCCTGCTGCTGGTGCTGGTTCTGTGCCGGGCCTGCCGCCGCACGCCCATCGAGATGATCTCTCCCCGGGCGGACAGGAAACTGGTTGGTTGGCTGACCCGCCGGGCGGGTCGGCGGGATACGACGGCCCTGATCCTCGCCTAA
- a CDS encoding winged helix-turn-helix transcriptional regulator, protein MSSSTQAPLAPTLWRTCRALANRRRLILLRYLIQHPYRQVSEVATALQMPLALTSQYLRSLNARGLLKPVRSGLCVFYQAAPDPLVPPARTILTAMAISYTKTGEKVDSLFSALTGFTHPRRILLMRALARGAKTTGLLASRTGISRRAVRRHMDKLLRRGYVTRKGDAYQVCRVRSGLKATLLKLALQSS, encoded by the coding sequence ATGAGTTCCTCCACTCAAGCACCCCTGGCGCCGACGCTCTGGCGAACTTGCCGCGCCCTCGCGAACCGTCGACGGTTGATCCTGCTGCGATACCTGATCCAGCACCCCTATCGCCAGGTATCCGAGGTGGCCACCGCCTTGCAGATGCCGTTGGCGTTGACCAGCCAGTATCTGCGGAGCCTCAATGCTCGGGGTCTGCTCAAGCCCGTGCGCTCGGGCCTCTGCGTCTTCTATCAGGCCGCGCCGGATCCATTGGTGCCTCCTGCGCGCACGATACTTACCGCAATGGCAATTAGTTACACCAAAACAGGGGAGAAGGTTGATTCCCTCTTCTCCGCACTGACGGGCTTCACACACCCTCGACGAATCCTGCTTATGAGGGCGCTGGCACGCGGGGCAAAGACCACCGGACTGCTGGCCTCCAGGACGGGCATTTCCCGAAGGGCCGTCAGGAGACACATGGACAAGCTTCTCCGGCGAGGATACGTGACCAGAAAAGGGGACGCCTATCAGGTCTGTCGAGTGCGCTCCGGCCTCAAGGCGACGCTGCTGAAACTGGCGCTGCAATCCTCATGA
- a CDS encoding DUF4832 domain-containing protein has product MLPTSAAEIRPATTQSDLNNPHKGFILWGTDYAAGAPDNFYGATVYHVYMPWREVETADQIFAWGRFETNHLKPILDDHPLATFILRPVADYPDGVNSGITLFYSGGEPERDFPRFLIEAPLNIPSWTYEFCDGDGPGWTPDWNHPLMIAQMTQFVAAIRGRYDGDPRITAIQAGLLGLWGEWHQSGCDSHAPSNAAKIAIRDAYKLFTNTPVQIRYARDPDSVGVSFGFHEDYFPSFTAPCIYGFPDCDDSGDWSLYYGFTQVNTAAVHNWRSNPVTGESPENSQKRAWSNDFNDVMTVIRDYHFTGLGPAGGHEWSGNQVKLQAMKRALGYNLHLDRIAWPDRVWRDWPFMLIVVFTNSGSAPCYHRFPVQAALCDAVGAPAWTGILSCDLRQALPGALLVHTQAVTVSGVATGTYSLRVGVLDLRTGQPDVRLQSAGEDAYLRIACGSVLLTPDPEHCDSNGDGVPDSFYLAHGLDPTDPAIGGADSDADGFTNGEEWRTGTHPTNGQSFLKVDGLIAPNGEPGMALRWMAASGIFYAVERTGHPATPFERIATNLPGQGDWLTRGDTGALGPGPWWYRISVP; this is encoded by the coding sequence GTGCTGCCGACTTCCGCGGCCGAGATACGGCCCGCCACAACCCAGTCCGATCTCAACAACCCGCACAAGGGATTCATCCTCTGGGGTACGGATTACGCCGCCGGCGCCCCGGATAATTTCTACGGTGCCACGGTGTACCACGTGTACATGCCGTGGCGCGAGGTCGAGACGGCCGACCAGATTTTTGCGTGGGGCCGGTTCGAAACCAACCACTTGAAGCCGATCCTCGACGATCATCCCCTGGCCACGTTCATCCTGCGCCCCGTCGCCGATTACCCGGACGGCGTGAACAGCGGCATCACGCTGTTTTATTCCGGCGGCGAACCGGAGCGGGATTTCCCCCGATTCCTGATCGAGGCGCCGCTGAATATCCCCTCCTGGACTTATGAGTTCTGCGACGGCGACGGCCCGGGATGGACCCCCGACTGGAACCATCCCCTTATGATCGCCCAGATGACGCAATTCGTGGCCGCCATCCGCGGGCGGTACGACGGCGATCCGCGCATCACCGCCATCCAGGCCGGCCTGCTCGGGCTCTGGGGCGAATGGCACCAGTCCGGGTGCGACAGCCATGCCCCCAGCAACGCGGCCAAGATCGCCATCCGCGACGCCTACAAGCTTTTCACCAATACACCCGTACAAATCCGCTATGCGCGCGACCCGGACTCGGTCGGTGTCTCTTTCGGTTTCCACGAGGACTACTTCCCCTCCTTCACCGCGCCCTGCATCTACGGATTCCCGGACTGCGACGACTCGGGCGACTGGAGCCTGTATTACGGCTTCACGCAGGTCAATACGGCCGCCGTCCATAACTGGCGATCCAATCCCGTCACGGGCGAAAGCCCGGAGAACAGCCAGAAGCGCGCCTGGTCGAATGATTTCAACGACGTGATGACGGTGATCCGCGATTACCATTTCACCGGTCTCGGCCCGGCCGGCGGCCACGAATGGAGCGGCAACCAGGTCAAACTGCAGGCCATGAAACGCGCACTGGGGTACAACCTGCACCTCGACCGCATCGCCTGGCCGGATCGTGTGTGGCGCGACTGGCCCTTCATGCTCATCGTTGTGTTCACCAATTCTGGATCGGCGCCATGTTACCATCGTTTCCCGGTGCAGGCGGCCCTGTGCGACGCCGTTGGTGCGCCGGCCTGGACCGGAATCCTGTCCTGCGACCTCCGCCAGGCCCTGCCGGGCGCTCTCCTGGTCCATACCCAGGCCGTCACGGTCAGCGGTGTGGCCACGGGGACCTACTCGCTCCGCGTGGGCGTACTGGATCTCCGCACGGGCCAACCCGACGTCCGGCTCCAAAGCGCCGGGGAGGACGCCTACTTGCGGATCGCGTGCGGATCGGTCCTCCTGACTCCGGATCCCGAGCACTGCGATTCCAACGGGGATGGCGTGCCGGATTCCTTCTACCTGGCCCACGGCCTGGACCCGACCGACCCGGCGATCGGCGGCGCGGACAGCGACGCGGACGGGTTCACGAACGGCGAAGAGTGGCGAACCGGCACCCACCCGACCAACGGCCAGTCCTTCCTGAAGGTGGACGGTCTCATCGCGCCGAACGGCGAACCGGGGATGGCGCTGCGCTGGATGGCGGCTTCGGGGATCTTCTACGCGGTGGAACGCACGGGCCACCCGGCCACTCCCTTCGAGCGCATCGCCACCAACCTGCCCGGCCAGGGCGACTGGCTAACCCGCGGGGACACCGGGGCGCTTGGCCCCGGCCCGTGGTGGTACAGGATCAGCGTGCCGTAG
- a CDS encoding zf-HC2 domain-containing protein: MNCHKARKWISLDMDGELSVGRKEKLYNHIRRCGSCNEVRDRWLSLGDHLRARVGAPVQTAEAAWADVRRAIRLEKEDEAKGLVLGPGLSLRWAAAALSVLVVAAAVVVGLRFRAGEGAAPALARAPASAVEWVETGLPEASTMVYEDQESGLVVIWVQEQNGGAHVGS; encoded by the coding sequence ATGAACTGTCACAAGGCCCGGAAATGGATCAGCCTGGACATGGACGGCGAGTTGTCCGTCGGCCGGAAGGAAAAGTTGTACAACCACATCCGCCGTTGCGGGTCCTGCAACGAGGTGCGAGACCGGTGGTTGAGTCTCGGCGACCATCTGCGCGCGCGGGTGGGCGCGCCGGTCCAGACGGCGGAAGCCGCGTGGGCGGACGTGCGTCGGGCCATTCGACTCGAGAAGGAGGACGAGGCAAAAGGGCTCGTCCTGGGGCCGGGCCTGTCGTTGCGCTGGGCGGCGGCTGCGCTGTCGGTGCTGGTCGTGGCCGCGGCCGTGGTCGTCGGGCTCCGGTTCCGGGCGGGGGAAGGAGCGGCTCCCGCGTTGGCCCGCGCCCCGGCGTCCGCCGTGGAGTGGGTGGAAACCGGCTTGCCCGAGGCCTCCACAATGGTGTACGAAGATCAGGAGTCGGGCTTGGTCGTCATCTGGGTGCAGGAGCAGAACGGGGGCGCGCATGTGGGCTCGTAA
- a CDS encoding sigma-70 family RNA polymerase sigma factor has protein sequence MNRSDSIASKQMGEEIADARQVRRWVQQARDGEEEAFGELMKMYHQRVFSLACGMVNNPDDARDLSQQSWVKAWKNLSRYRESSSFYTWLYRIVSNTCLDFLRHRARLGEQSLPENVDLVTQADPNPAASRRSRPDKEAERAETRRLFDAALAELSPEHRMTLTLRELEGLSYGEIAKVMDCRTGTVMSRLFYARRHMQRKLRGLL, from the coding sequence ATGAATAGAAGCGATTCCATAGCGTCCAAACAGATGGGCGAAGAGATCGCGGACGCGCGCCAGGTGCGGCGCTGGGTGCAGCAAGCGCGGGATGGGGAAGAGGAAGCTTTCGGTGAACTGATGAAGATGTACCACCAGCGGGTGTTCAGCCTGGCCTGCGGGATGGTGAACAATCCCGACGATGCCCGGGACCTGTCCCAGCAGTCCTGGGTCAAGGCTTGGAAAAACCTCTCCCGCTACCGCGAGTCCTCCTCCTTCTACACCTGGCTGTACCGGATCGTTTCCAACACCTGCCTCGATTTCCTCCGGCACCGGGCCCGGCTGGGCGAGCAGTCGTTGCCCGAGAACGTGGACCTGGTCACGCAGGCGGACCCGAACCCCGCGGCCAGCCGCCGGTCGCGTCCGGACAAGGAGGCCGAACGCGCGGAGACCCGCCGGTTGTTCGACGCCGCCCTGGCGGAACTGTCGCCGGAGCACCGGATGACCCTGACCCTGCGCGAACTGGAGGGGCTGTCGTACGGCGAGATCGCCAAGGTCATGGATTGCCGCACGGGGACGGTTATGTCGCGCTTGTTTTACGCGCGCCGGCACATGCAGCGAAAATTGAGGGGGCTGCTATGA
- a CDS encoding metallophosphoesterase codes for MSKTAVTRRGFLGTLAAAGAAWGLGLPRRSAWSAPVASRESFRFVFFTDVHTRVEWETPRALEMAAKAMRTQAPDLVVAGGDLITDGFDATAEQVAPRWDAFMEMWDSLPGPKESAIGNHDLVAARPKDGSPASPDPRAIFREKMGVPRTCRSFDAGGCHFVLLDPIQVTDTERNYRGFVDAAQMEWLRGDLAGVDSGTSVILVTHMPLLTAFYQATEGAAEPAPDHRVVVNNREVLKLCEAHNLLLVLQGHLHVDEMIRWRRTTFITGGAVSGAWWRGPRKGTDAGFGVVTLRHGRVEWEYVNYGWIPRRPPDA; via the coding sequence ATGAGCAAGACCGCGGTGACAAGAAGGGGATTTCTGGGCACGCTCGCGGCGGCGGGCGCGGCCTGGGGATTGGGCCTGCCGCGCCGGTCGGCCTGGTCGGCGCCGGTTGCCTCCCGGGAATCGTTCCGGTTCGTTTTCTTCACGGATGTCCATACCCGCGTCGAGTGGGAGACTCCCCGCGCCCTCGAGATGGCGGCGAAGGCCATGCGTACCCAGGCGCCCGACCTGGTGGTCGCGGGCGGCGACCTCATCACCGACGGCTTCGACGCCACGGCGGAGCAGGTGGCGCCGCGGTGGGACGCGTTCATGGAGATGTGGGATTCGCTGCCCGGCCCGAAGGAGTCCGCGATCGGCAACCACGACCTCGTCGCCGCCCGGCCGAAGGACGGCTCTCCGGCCAGCCCCGATCCGCGCGCGATTTTCCGCGAGAAAATGGGCGTGCCGCGGACCTGCCGTTCGTTCGACGCGGGCGGCTGCCACTTCGTGCTGCTGGACCCCATCCAGGTCACGGATACCGAGCGGAACTACCGGGGCTTCGTGGACGCCGCCCAGATGGAATGGCTGCGGGGCGACCTGGCGGGTGTGGACTCCGGCACGTCCGTGATCCTCGTGACGCATATGCCCCTGCTGACGGCGTTCTACCAGGCGACGGAGGGCGCGGCGGAGCCGGCGCCGGATCACCGGGTGGTGGTGAACAACCGCGAAGTGCTCAAGCTCTGCGAGGCGCACAACCTGCTGCTGGTGCTGCAGGGCCACCTGCACGTGGACGAGATGATCCGGTGGCGGCGCACCACGTTCATCACCGGGGGGGCGGTCAGCGGAGCCTGGTGGCGCGGCCCGCGGAAGGGGACCGACGCAGGATTCGGCGTCGTGACCCTGCGCCACGGGCGGGTGGAGTGGGAGTACGTCAATTACGGCTGGATCCCGCGCCGTCCCCCGGATGCCTGA
- a CDS encoding VanZ family protein, with protein sequence MFDQSPREREWLSWLAVAGWTLAIYLTIPLARAIQTWVTEHGGRILFLYGVLAVLLLAAGMALGGLLRSRAPGRGRAAAWVVAITLLYAFLSWRLRANPEEAVHFIEYGVLGLLSFRAFGHRMRDPMIYLAAGWLGALLGTMDEVIQWLTPRRVFGLRDVWLNIQAVGLIQVLLAAGLRPAFIRGPVARRSVRVVCRLGMAHLALLALCLSNTPPRVDRYTRRWPAVGALRHTYSMMAEYGYRHLDPEVGCFYSRFTKEDLRSLDRARAGEVAERLDAFRDLARYQEFLRTWTPVTDPFTHEARVHLYCRDKNLERAWEMRGDTEALRGHATIAWRENRLLELYFGNTLRLSRYSFTARESWLAREYHDPARPFSSPVSATLITRLTEGQVRGLFMAGMLGLLLIEHVACRRLKEPAS encoded by the coding sequence ATGTTTGATCAATCTCCACGCGAACGGGAGTGGCTGTCCTGGCTGGCCGTCGCCGGCTGGACCCTGGCGATCTACCTGACCATCCCGCTCGCTCGCGCGATCCAGACCTGGGTGACGGAGCACGGGGGGCGGATCCTGTTCCTGTACGGCGTGCTGGCCGTGCTCTTGCTGGCCGCGGGGATGGCCCTTGGCGGGCTGCTACGGTCTCGCGCACCGGGCCGCGGCCGGGCCGCGGCGTGGGTGGTGGCCATCACGCTGCTCTACGCGTTTCTCTCCTGGCGCCTGCGCGCCAACCCGGAGGAGGCGGTCCATTTTATCGAGTACGGCGTGCTCGGCCTGCTGTCGTTCCGCGCGTTCGGCCACCGGATGCGCGACCCGATGATCTACCTGGCCGCCGGCTGGCTCGGCGCACTGCTCGGCACGATGGACGAGGTAATCCAGTGGCTGACGCCGCGGCGCGTGTTCGGCCTTCGCGACGTGTGGCTGAACATCCAGGCCGTCGGGCTCATCCAGGTGCTGCTGGCCGCCGGCCTGCGGCCGGCCTTCATCCGCGGGCCGGTTGCGCGGCGCTCCGTGCGCGTGGTCTGCCGGCTGGGTATGGCGCACCTGGCCCTGCTGGCGCTGTGCCTTTCCAATACGCCGCCGCGCGTGGATCGCTACACGCGCCGCTGGCCGGCGGTTGGCGCGCTGCGGCACACCTACAGCATGATGGCCGAGTACGGGTACCGGCACCTGGATCCGGAGGTGGGCTGTTTTTATTCCCGCTTCACGAAGGAAGACCTTCGCAGCCTGGACCGGGCCCGGGCCGGGGAGGTCGCGGAGCGGCTCGACGCGTTCCGGGACTTGGCCCGGTACCAGGAATTCCTGCGCACCTGGACCCCGGTGACCGATCCCTTCACGCACGAGGCGCGCGTACACCTGTACTGTCGCGACAAGAACCTGGAGCGGGCCTGGGAAATGCGGGGCGATACCGAGGCACTGCGCGGACACGCCACCATCGCCTGGCGGGAGAACCGCCTGCTGGAGTTATACTTCGGCAACACCCTGCGGCTTTCGCGATACAGCTTCACGGCGCGGGAGTCCTGGCTGGCCCGCGAGTACCACGATCCGGCCCGGCCGTTCAGCAGTCCGGTCAGCGCCACGCTCATCACCCGCTTGACGGAAGGCCAGGTTCGGGGCTTATTCATGGCGGGCATGCTGGGACTGCTGCTGATCGAGCACGTGGCGTGCCGCAGACTGAAAGAGCCGGCTTCATGA
- the malQ gene encoding 4-alpha-glucanotransferase — protein sequence MNFPRASGILLHPTSLPGPYGLGEIGPQARLFVDKLQAAKQQLWQILPLGPTGYADSPYQSLSTFAGNPQWISFDLLAREGLVSRSRLARFPEFPRDHVDFGPVLLARNEVLQTACRSFDKRAGKSKREAFEHFCHKNADWLDDFALFFALKNAHELKPWTTWEPELAQRDPAALKAAARRFKTSIRNVKIEQFLFADQWARLRKYCHKRGVQIVGDIPIFVAHDSADVWAHPELFHLDEHGFPTIVAGVPPDYFSATGQLWGNPLYRWDAHRETGYAWWVKRMRHIFDQVDIVRIDHFRGFEAYWEIPGHETTAINGRWVPGPGADLFNALIRELGRLPIIAEDLGVITPAVEQLRDHFQFPGMRILQFAFGNDAKAADYRPESYPPNCAVYSGTHDNDTTVGWFRSEPGQNSTRSREDIEKERRSILDYLKTDGSEIHWDLIRLAMHSKANTVVFPLQDVLGLGTEARMNVPGTTSGNWTWRFAWEQLTPAMEERLRQLTEETGRVP from the coding sequence ATGAACTTCCCCCGAGCCAGCGGCATTCTGCTCCATCCCACGTCGTTGCCCGGGCCGTACGGGCTCGGGGAAATCGGGCCGCAAGCGCGGCTGTTCGTGGACAAGCTGCAGGCCGCGAAGCAGCAGCTGTGGCAGATCCTGCCGCTCGGGCCGACGGGCTACGCGGATTCGCCTTACCAGTCGCTCTCGACGTTCGCGGGCAACCCGCAGTGGATCAGCTTCGACCTGCTGGCCCGCGAGGGGCTCGTTTCGCGGTCGCGGCTGGCCCGCTTTCCCGAATTCCCGCGGGACCACGTGGACTTCGGGCCCGTGCTCCTCGCGCGCAACGAGGTGCTGCAGACCGCGTGCCGCTCGTTCGACAAGCGCGCCGGGAAAAGCAAGCGCGAGGCCTTCGAGCATTTCTGCCATAAGAACGCGGATTGGCTCGACGACTTCGCGCTGTTCTTCGCCCTCAAGAACGCGCACGAGCTCAAGCCGTGGACCACGTGGGAGCCGGAGCTGGCGCAGCGGGATCCGGCCGCGCTGAAGGCCGCCGCGCGCCGGTTCAAGACGTCCATCCGCAACGTGAAGATCGAGCAGTTCCTCTTCGCCGACCAGTGGGCGCGGCTGCGTAAGTACTGCCACAAGCGCGGGGTCCAGATCGTCGGCGACATCCCGATCTTCGTCGCCCATGACAGCGCGGACGTCTGGGCGCACCCGGAGCTGTTCCACCTCGACGAGCACGGCTTCCCGACGATCGTCGCCGGCGTGCCGCCGGATTATTTCAGCGCGACGGGCCAGCTCTGGGGCAACCCGCTCTACCGCTGGGACGCGCACCGAGAGACCGGCTACGCGTGGTGGGTCAAGCGGATGCGCCATATCTTCGACCAGGTGGACATCGTCCGGATCGACCACTTCCGCGGCTTCGAGGCCTACTGGGAAATCCCGGGACACGAAACGACCGCGATCAACGGGCGCTGGGTGCCCGGGCCGGGCGCGGATCTTTTCAACGCGCTCATCCGCGAACTCGGCCGGCTGCCGATCATCGCGGAGGACCTCGGCGTCATTACGCCTGCCGTGGAGCAGCTCCGCGACCATTTCCAGTTCCCGGGCATGCGGATCCTCCAGTTCGCGTTCGGCAACGACGCCAAGGCCGCGGACTACCGGCCCGAGAGCTACCCGCCGAACTGCGCCGTGTATTCCGGCACGCACGACAACGACACCACCGTGGGCTGGTTCCGTAGCGAGCCGGGGCAGAACAGCACGCGCTCGCGCGAGGATATCGAGAAGGAACGCCGGTCGATCCTGGATTACCTCAAGACCGACGGGAGCGAGATCCACTGGGACCTGATCCGGCTCGCCATGCATTCGAAGGCCAACACCGTGGTCTTTCCGCTGCAGGACGTCCTGGGGCTCGGGACCGAGGCCCGGATGAACGTGCCCGGCACGACGAGCGGCAACTGGACCTGGCGCTTCGCGTGGGAGCAGTTGACCCCGGCGATGGAGGAGCGGCTCCGGCAGTTGACCGAGGAGACCGGCCGGGTTCCGTGA
- a CDS encoding GtrA family protein: MPWLDGLAVNPIACRAMKHIIRQFFQREAHPFIQFIKYAMCGGAATAVDIVLFNLLAWKVFPALGVDDPLVRMLGLDVAPVDDLTREKRYYLIKTITFFFGNLTAYVLNVLWVFKPGKHSRAKEITLFYVVSIISWVIGTVLGGMLIRFFAWETSFAYLVNMVASVMINYVCRKYIIFKG; the protein is encoded by the coding sequence ATGCCGTGGCTTGACGGGCTGGCGGTCAATCCGATAGCGTGCCGGGCCATGAAGCACATCATCCGGCAGTTTTTCCAGCGGGAGGCGCACCCGTTCATCCAGTTCATCAAGTACGCCATGTGCGGGGGCGCGGCGACCGCGGTGGATATCGTGCTGTTCAACCTCCTGGCCTGGAAGGTGTTTCCCGCGCTGGGCGTGGATGACCCGCTGGTCCGCATGCTGGGGCTGGATGTCGCGCCGGTGGACGACCTGACCCGGGAGAAGCGTTACTACCTGATCAAGACCATCACGTTTTTCTTCGGCAACCTGACGGCGTACGTGTTGAACGTGCTGTGGGTGTTCAAGCCCGGCAAGCACTCGCGCGCGAAGGAGATCACGCTCTTCTATGTGGTGTCGATCATCAGTTGGGTAATCGGTACCGTGCTGGGCGGCATGCTGATCCGGTTCTTCGCGTGGGAGACCTCGTTCGCCTACCTGGTCAACATGGTGGCCTCGGTGATGATCAACTACGTGTGCCGGAAATACATCATTTTCAAAGGATAA